A stretch of the Arachis stenosperma cultivar V10309 chromosome 6, arast.V10309.gnm1.PFL2, whole genome shotgun sequence genome encodes the following:
- the LOC130935712 gene encoding UBP1-associated protein 2A-like, whose protein sequence is MGKKRKVAPKSSQTVEPPPKQHQPEPQQEYEEVEEEVEEEVEEEEEVEEEEEEEEEEEEEQEGGNEQKQQQEDEDDDPIPKLLEPFGKDQILSLLCEAAAKHRDVADRIRRVADEDAVHRKIFVHGLGWDTTAETLISAFRQYGEIEDCKAVTDKISGKSKGYGFILFKTRRGARNALKQPQKKIGNRMTACQLASIGPVQQPAQQPAAAATSSGPAVSEYTQRKIYVSNVGSELDPQKLMSFFSRFGEIEEGPLGLDKVTGKPKGFCLFVYKSVESAKRALEEPHKEFEGHVLHCQKAIDGPKQGRMQLQHNVPRTQFQRNDNAGFGAGVGGGVGNNVQGHLMAPAAAAANPLGVNQAAVPPLNPALGQALTALLTQQGASLGLTNLLGGLGSTAGSVNSGVPAAAAHTMQGGYSAQQNISPGVMSAYGSQVGLQAAYPNQQVGQSGGSGRAQPGVGQYGGVAPYMGH, encoded by the coding sequence ATGGGCAAGAAGCGGAAGGTTGCACCCAAATCATCTCAAACCGTTGAGCCCCCGCCAAAGCAGCACCAACCTGAACCTCAACAGGAATACGAAGAGGTtgaggaagaggtagaagaagaggtcgaagaagaggaggaggtagaggaagaagaggaagaggaggaggaagaagaagaagaacaagaaggaGGTAACGAACAAAAGCAACAACAAGAGGACGAAGACGACGACCCCATTCCGAAGCTTCTAGAACCTTTTGGTAAGGACCAGATCTTGAGTCTTCTCTGCGAAGCGGCCGCCAAGCACCGCGACGTGGCCGATCGAATCCGTCGCGTGGCCGACGAGGACGCTGTCCACCGGAAGATCTTCGTCCACGGCCTTGGCTGGGACACCACCGCCGAGACCCTCATCAGTGCGTTCCGCCAGTACGGCGAGATCGAGGACTGCAAGGCCGTCACCGATAAGATCTCCGGCAAGTCCAAGGGCTACGGATTCATCCTCTTCAAGACCCGCCGCGGCGCCCGCAATGCCCTCAAGCAGCCGCAGAAGAAGATCGGTAACCGCATGACAGCGTGCCAGCTGGCATCCATAGGCCCCGTCCAGCAGCCGGCACAGCAGCCTGCTGCCGCGGCCACCTCGTCAGGGCCGGCAGTCTCCGAATACACGCAGAGAAAGATCTATGTGAGCAACGTTGGGTCCGAATTGGACCCGCAGAAGCTGATGTCGTTCTTCTCGAGGTTCGGTGAAATCGAGGAAGGGCCATTGGGGCTCGACAAGGTCACTGGGAAGCCAAAGGGGTTCTGTTTGTTCGTTTACAAGAGCGTTGAGAGTGCGAAGAGGGCGTTGGAGGAGCCTCACAAGGAATTTGAGGGACACGTCTTGCATTGCCAGAAGGCCATTGATGGACCGAAGCAAGGGAGGATGCAGCTGCAGCACAACGTTCCAAGGACGCAGTTTCAGAGGAACGACAACGCAGGGTTTGGTGCTGGTGTTGGTGGTGGCGTTGGTAACAATGTGCAGGGGCATTTGATGGCGCCAGCGGCTGCCGCAGCCAACCCTTTAGGGGTGAACCAAGCAGCTGTGCCGCCGCTGAATCCGGCACTCGGGCAGGCATTGACGGCCCTGCTTACTCAGCAGGGTGCTTCGTTGGGGCTCACCAATTTGTTGGGAGGTTTGGGATCAACTGCAGGGTCTGTTAATTCAGGCGTTCCAGCGGCAGCAGCACACACGATGCAGGGTGGTTACAGTGCTCAGCAGAATATAAGCCCTGGTGTTATGAGCGCGTACGGGAGTCAGGTAGGGCTGCAGGCAGCTTACCCGAACCAGCAGGTCGGGCAGAGTGGCGGCTCTGGAAGAGCGCAACCTGGCGTGGGGCAGTATGGTGGTGTTGCTCCTTACATGGGCCACTAG